The Streptomyces pactum genome contains a region encoding:
- a CDS encoding acetyl-CoA C-acetyltransferase, whose product MTTEAYVYDAIRTPRGRGKANGALHGTKPVDLVVGLIHEIRARFPDLDPAAVDDIVLGVVGPVGDQGSDIARIAAIAAGLPDTVAGVQENRFCASGLEAVNLAAAKVRSGWEDLVLAGGVESMSRVPMASDGGAWFNDPMTNLATNFVPQGIGADLIATIEGFTRRDVDEYAALSQERAATAWKENRFERSVVPVRDRAGLTVLDHDEHLRPGTTADSLAGLKPSFADIGELGGFDAVALQKYHWVEKIDHVHHAGNSSGIVDGASLVAIGSKETGDRYGLRPRARIVSAAVSGSEPTIMLTGPAPATRKALAKAGLTIDDIDLVEINEAFAAVVLRFVKDMGLSLDKVNVNGGAIALGHPLGATGAMILGTLVDELERQDKRYGLATLCVGGGMGIATIVERV is encoded by the coding sequence GTGACCACCGAAGCGTACGTGTACGACGCGATCCGCACCCCGCGCGGACGCGGCAAGGCGAACGGCGCCCTGCACGGCACGAAGCCCGTCGACCTGGTCGTCGGCCTCATCCACGAGATCCGCGCCCGCTTCCCGGACCTGGACCCCGCCGCCGTCGACGACATCGTGCTCGGCGTCGTCGGCCCGGTCGGCGACCAGGGCTCCGACATCGCCCGCATCGCCGCCATCGCGGCCGGACTGCCGGACACCGTGGCGGGCGTCCAGGAGAACCGCTTCTGCGCATCGGGTCTGGAGGCCGTCAACCTGGCCGCCGCCAAGGTGCGCTCCGGCTGGGAGGACCTGGTCCTCGCGGGCGGAGTCGAGTCGATGTCCCGGGTGCCGATGGCCTCGGACGGCGGCGCCTGGTTCAACGACCCGATGACCAACCTCGCCACCAACTTCGTCCCGCAGGGCATCGGCGCCGACCTGATCGCCACCATCGAGGGCTTCACGCGCCGCGACGTCGACGAGTACGCGGCCCTCTCCCAGGAGCGCGCGGCCACCGCCTGGAAGGAGAACCGCTTCGAGCGGTCCGTCGTGCCGGTCAGGGACCGCGCCGGACTCACCGTCCTCGACCACGACGAGCACCTGCGCCCCGGCACCACCGCCGACTCCCTCGCGGGCCTCAAGCCGTCCTTCGCCGACATCGGCGAACTCGGCGGTTTCGACGCCGTGGCGCTGCAGAAGTACCACTGGGTGGAGAAGATCGACCACGTCCACCACGCGGGCAACTCCTCCGGCATCGTGGACGGCGCCTCCCTGGTCGCCATCGGCTCCAAGGAGACCGGCGACCGCTACGGGCTGCGCCCGCGCGCCCGGATCGTCTCCGCCGCCGTCTCCGGCTCCGAGCCCACCATCATGCTCACCGGCCCCGCCCCGGCCACCCGCAAGGCGCTCGCCAAGGCCGGGCTGACCATCGACGACATCGACCTCGTCGAGATCAACGAGGCGTTCGCCGCGGTCGTCCTGCGCTTCGTCAAGGACATGGGCCTGTCCCTCGACAAGGTCAACGTCAACGGCGGCGCCATCGCACTCGGCCACCCCCTCGGCGCCACCGGCGCGATGATCCTCGGCACGCTCGTCGACGAACTCGAGCGCCAGGACAAGCGTTACGGCCTCGCCACCCTGTGCGTGGGCGGCGGCATGGGCATCGCCACCATCGTCGAGCGCGTCTGA
- a CDS encoding CaiB/BaiF CoA transferase family protein: MSEAKTAGRTPPEGPLAGVRVVELAGIGPGPFAAMLLADLGADVVRVDRPGGPGLAIDPAHDVTNRNKRSVIVDLKSPDGPARVLDLAERADVLIEGYRPGVAERLGVGPGHCHARNPRLVYGRMTGWGQEGPLAQRAGHDIGYIALTGTLGMIGGPGTPPAVPANLVGDYAGGSLYLVVGVLAALHHARASGTGQVVDAAIVDGTAHLSSMIHGMLAAGGWQDRRGANLLDGGCPFYGTYETADGRYMAVGALEQRFYDEFTDLLGIPDQAPARDDTARWTELREAIATRFRSRTRDEWTAVFADSDACVAPVLTLREAPHHPHLAARSTFTDHGGITQPAPAPRFSATPTAVRTGPARPGADSESVARDWGLPRLPDPSRTSQ; the protein is encoded by the coding sequence ATGTCGGAAGCGAAGACGGCGGGGCGGACGCCGCCCGAGGGCCCACTCGCCGGCGTGCGCGTGGTCGAGCTGGCCGGCATCGGCCCCGGGCCCTTCGCCGCGATGCTCCTGGCCGACCTGGGCGCCGACGTCGTCCGCGTCGACCGCCCCGGCGGCCCCGGCCTCGCGATCGACCCCGCCCACGACGTCACCAACCGCAACAAGCGCTCCGTGATCGTCGACCTGAAGTCACCCGACGGCCCGGCCCGGGTCCTCGACCTCGCCGAACGCGCCGACGTGCTGATCGAGGGCTACCGCCCCGGCGTCGCCGAACGGCTCGGCGTCGGCCCCGGACACTGCCACGCCCGCAACCCGCGCCTCGTCTACGGCCGCATGACCGGCTGGGGCCAGGAGGGCCCGCTCGCCCAGCGCGCCGGCCACGACATCGGGTACATCGCGCTCACCGGCACCCTCGGCATGATCGGCGGCCCCGGCACGCCACCGGCCGTCCCGGCCAACCTCGTCGGCGACTACGCGGGCGGCTCCCTCTACCTGGTCGTCGGTGTCCTCGCCGCCCTGCACCACGCGCGCGCGAGCGGCACCGGACAGGTCGTCGACGCCGCCATCGTGGACGGCACCGCCCACCTCTCCTCGATGATCCACGGCATGCTCGCCGCGGGCGGCTGGCAGGACCGGCGCGGCGCCAACCTCCTCGACGGCGGCTGCCCCTTCTACGGCACCTACGAGACCGCCGACGGCCGCTACATGGCGGTCGGCGCCCTGGAGCAGCGGTTCTACGACGAGTTCACGGACCTCCTCGGCATCCCCGACCAGGCGCCGGCCCGCGACGACACGGCCCGCTGGACCGAGCTGCGCGAGGCCATCGCCACCCGGTTCAGGTCCCGCACCCGGGACGAGTGGACGGCCGTCTTCGCGGACTCCGACGCCTGCGTCGCCCCCGTCCTGACGCTCCGCGAGGCCCCGCACCACCCGCACCTCGCCGCCCGCTCCACCTTCACCGACCACGGCGGCATCACCCAGCCGGCCCCGGCGCCCCGCTTCTCCGCGACCCCCACCGCCGTCCGCACCGGACCCGCCCGGCCGGGCGCCGACAGCGAGTCCGTGGCCCGCGACTGGGGCCTGCCCCGGCTCCCGGACCCCTCCCGGACCTCCCAGTGA
- a CDS encoding saccharopine dehydrogenase family protein encodes MGMLNRTDRPYDIVLFGATGFVGELTAEYLAAHAPDGLRWAIAGRSEEKLRRLRERLPGAADVGVLRADVSDPASLRELAGHARVVATTVGPYVRYGDALVAACAETGSDYLDLTGEPEFVDLTYVRHDARARETGARLVHACGFDSVPHDLGVYFTVRQLPEGVPLAVDGFVTADATFSGGTFASALGQFARGRQMRDAARERRRHEPRLVDRRAVTPTGAPRFAGEVGAWALPLPTIDAQVVRRSAKALDRYGPDFRYRHYAAVRRLPVALGGVAAVGALVAAAQVPPARRWLSGRLEPGEGPSPEKRARSWFSVRFVGEGGGRKVFTEVSGGDPGYDETAKMFAEAALSLALDDLPPVAGQVTTAVAMGDALTGRLRAAGIGFRVAATR; translated from the coding sequence ATGGGCATGCTGAACAGGACCGACCGGCCGTACGACATCGTGCTCTTCGGAGCGACGGGGTTCGTCGGCGAGCTCACCGCGGAGTACCTCGCCGCGCACGCGCCGGACGGGCTGCGCTGGGCGATCGCCGGCCGCAGCGAGGAGAAGCTGCGGCGGCTGCGCGAGCGGCTGCCGGGCGCGGCGGACGTCGGCGTACTGCGCGCGGACGTGTCCGATCCGGCCTCGCTGCGCGAACTGGCCGGGCACGCGCGCGTGGTGGCCACGACGGTGGGCCCGTACGTCCGGTACGGCGACGCGCTGGTCGCCGCCTGCGCGGAGACCGGCTCGGACTATCTCGACCTCACCGGTGAGCCCGAGTTCGTGGACCTGACGTACGTCCGTCATGACGCACGCGCGCGGGAGACCGGCGCGCGGCTGGTGCACGCCTGCGGCTTCGACTCCGTCCCGCACGACCTCGGCGTGTACTTCACCGTGCGGCAACTGCCGGAGGGCGTGCCGCTGGCCGTGGACGGTTTCGTGACCGCCGACGCCACCTTCTCGGGCGGCACGTTCGCCTCCGCGCTGGGCCAGTTCGCGCGCGGCCGGCAGATGCGGGACGCCGCGCGGGAACGCCGGCGGCACGAGCCCCGGCTGGTGGACCGCCGGGCGGTGACGCCGACCGGCGCGCCGCGGTTCGCCGGGGAGGTGGGGGCCTGGGCGCTGCCGCTGCCGACGATCGACGCGCAGGTCGTGCGGCGCTCCGCGAAGGCCCTGGACCGCTACGGCCCCGACTTCCGTTACCGCCACTACGCGGCCGTGCGGCGCCTGCCCGTCGCGTTGGGCGGGGTGGCGGCCGTGGGCGCGCTGGTGGCGGCGGCCCAGGTGCCGCCCGCGCGGCGCTGGCTGTCCGGCCGGCTCGAGCCGGGCGAGGGGCCGAGTCCCGAGAAGCGGGCGAGGAGCTGGTTCTCGGTCCGCTTCGTGGGCGAGGGCGGCGGCCGGAAGGTGTTCACCGAGGTCTCGGGCGGCGACCCCGGGTACGACGAGACGGCGAAGATGTTCGCCGAGGCGGCGCTGTCCCTCGCCCTCGACGACCTGCCGCCGGTGGCCGGGCAGGTCACGACGGCCGTGGCGATGGGCGACGCGCTCACCGGGCGGCTGCGGGCGGCGGGCATCGGCTTCCGGGTGGCCGCGACACGCTGA
- the mmpA gene encoding morphogenic membrane protein MmpA, whose amino-acid sequence MTTHRAPEQSAHHPGRPVERTVVAGLVLAVGAGLAWIGGMLYTIAGWSG is encoded by the coding sequence ATGACGACGCACCGCGCACCCGAGCAGTCCGCCCACCACCCCGGCCGGCCCGTCGAGCGGACGGTGGTCGCGGGCCTGGTGCTCGCCGTCGGGGCGGGACTGGCCTGGATCGGCGGAATGCTCTACACGATCGCCGGGTGGTCGGGGTAG
- a CDS encoding endonuclease V, whose translation MTPVTVQIPADWPATEEQALAVQDELRVRVVLDEPGPPPGTGRVTGVDVAYDDERDVVAAAAVVLDAATLAVVAEATAVGRISFPYVPGLLAFREIPTVLAALDALPCAPGLVVCDGYGLAHPRRFGLAGHLGVLTGLPTIGVAKNPFTFTYDDPDAPRGSTSPLLAGAEEVGRALRTRDGVKPVFVSVGHRVSLDNACAHTLALTPAYRLPETTRRADALCRAALRAATT comes from the coding sequence ATGACGCCCGTGACCGTGCAGATCCCCGCAGACTGGCCCGCGACCGAGGAACAGGCCCTCGCCGTCCAGGACGAACTGCGGGTGCGCGTGGTCCTCGACGAGCCGGGTCCGCCGCCGGGCACGGGCCGCGTGACCGGGGTGGACGTCGCCTACGACGACGAACGGGACGTCGTCGCGGCGGCGGCCGTCGTCCTGGACGCCGCGACCCTCGCCGTCGTCGCCGAGGCCACGGCCGTCGGGCGGATCTCCTTTCCCTACGTGCCCGGCCTGCTCGCCTTCCGCGAGATCCCGACCGTCCTCGCCGCCCTGGACGCGCTGCCCTGCGCGCCCGGCCTGGTCGTCTGCGACGGCTACGGCCTGGCCCACCCGCGCCGCTTCGGCCTCGCCGGCCACCTCGGCGTACTGACCGGCCTGCCCACGATCGGCGTGGCCAAGAACCCGTTCACCTTCACCTACGACGACCCGGACGCGCCGCGGGGCAGCACGTCCCCGCTGCTCGCCGGCGCCGAGGAGGTCGGGCGCGCCCTCCGCACCCGCGACGGCGTCAAGCCGGTCTTCGTCTCCGTCGGCCATCGGGTGAGCCTCGACAACGCCTGCGCGCACACGCTGGCGCTGACGCCCGCCTACCGTCTGCCGGAGACCACCCGCAGGGCGGACGCCCTGTGCCGTGCGGCCCTGCGGGCGGCCACCACCTAG
- a CDS encoding YciI family protein, with the protein MFVLELSHTAPLEAVDAVLEEHVAWLDELYEQGVFLASGRKEPRDGGVIIAVAGDRARIEEVTAGDPFVRAGVCAYRVTEFVATKTAPALDRYRETAGR; encoded by the coding sequence ATGTTCGTACTGGAGCTGTCCCACACCGCCCCGCTGGAAGCCGTCGACGCGGTGCTGGAAGAGCACGTGGCGTGGCTCGACGAGCTGTACGAGCAGGGGGTCTTCCTGGCGTCCGGCCGCAAGGAACCCCGCGACGGCGGGGTGATCATCGCCGTCGCGGGGGACCGTGCCCGGATCGAGGAAGTCACCGCGGGCGACCCGTTCGTCAGGGCCGGTGTGTGCGCGTACCGCGTCACCGAGTTCGTCGCCACGAAGACGGCACCGGCGCTGGATCGGTACCGGGAGACCGCCGGCCGGTAG